From the bacterium genome, one window contains:
- the selD gene encoding selenide, water dikinase SelD: MGPAALRQVLDALPPVNDARLLSPIHHADDAGAVRLGDGRVLLATTDFFTPVVDDPTDYGRIAAANALSDIYAMGAEPLGALNIACYPDRDFPLEYLIEVLRGGQEKMDEAGALLLGGHTVTDVEFKYGLAVFAICREDELWQNKGAEPGDFIALTKPLGSGILATAQKAAALSPEGLKKLVAVASRLNRYSARIMRPLGPHAVTDVTGFGLVGHALEVGRNSGVRLEIATDALPLISPEVLSAMDERLEPGGLFKNREAYADEVTVREGAPERLVHLAHDPQTSGGLLFFDAAPKWPDYERAFAAAGETLWRIGEVTRGRGMYLK; encoded by the coding sequence CTGGGCCCCGCGGCCCTGCGGCAGGTGCTGGACGCCCTGCCCCCCGTCAACGACGCGCGGCTGCTATCGCCCATCCACCACGCCGACGACGCCGGCGCGGTGCGGTTGGGTGACGGCCGGGTGCTCCTGGCCACCACGGACTTCTTCACCCCGGTGGTGGACGACCCGACGGACTACGGCCGCATCGCCGCCGCCAACGCCCTCTCCGACATCTACGCCATGGGCGCCGAGCCCCTGGGGGCGCTCAATATCGCCTGCTACCCGGACCGGGATTTCCCGCTGGAATACCTGATCGAGGTGCTCCGGGGCGGGCAGGAGAAGATGGACGAGGCCGGGGCCCTGCTCCTGGGCGGCCACACGGTCACCGACGTGGAGTTCAAGTACGGCCTGGCGGTGTTCGCCATCTGCCGCGAGGACGAGCTCTGGCAGAACAAGGGCGCGGAGCCGGGGGACTTCATCGCGCTCACCAAGCCGCTGGGGTCGGGGATTCTGGCCACGGCGCAGAAGGCGGCCGCCCTCTCCCCCGAGGGCTTGAAAAAACTGGTGGCCGTCGCCTCCCGGCTGAACCGCTACTCGGCGAGAATCATGCGGCCTCTCGGGCCTCACGCCGTCACTGACGTGACCGGGTTCGGCCTGGTGGGCCACGCCCTGGAGGTCGGTCGGAACTCCGGCGTCCGGCTGGAAATCGCCACGGACGCGCTGCCCCTCATCTCCCCCGAGGTTCTCTCCGCCATGGACGAGCGGCTCGAACCCGGCGGGCTCTTCAAGAACCGGGAGGCCTACGCCGACGAGGTGACGGTCCGGGAGGGGGCGCCCGAGCGGCTGGTGCACCTGGCCCACGACCCCCAGACCTCGGGCGGGCTCCTCTTCTTCGACGCCGCGCCTAAGTGGCCGGACTACGAGCGGGCCTTCGCCGCCGCCGGCGAGACCCTTTGGCGCATCGGCGAGGTCACCCGCGGACGGGGGATGTACCTCAAGTAA